ATCTTAGGAGATCATGAAGGCGAAATCATTCACCTGTATGAGCGTGACTGCTCAATTCAGAGAAGACATCAGAAAGTTGTAGAAGTGGCTCCATCTGTTTCACTTCCGAAAGGACTTCGTGATGAAATCTGTGAGGCAGCAGTAAAGCTGACTGATAATGTGTCTTATGTTAATGCAGGAACAGTAGAATTTCTTGTAGCAGATAACGAATTTTTCTTCATTGAAGTAAACCCGCGTGTTCAGGTTGAACATACGATTACTGAGATGATTACAGGTGTTGATATTGTACAGTCTCAATTAAAAATCGCTGAAGGGCATGCGCTGCACAGTAAGGAAGTCGGTATTCCAAAGCAGGACGAGATCCAGCTGAACGGTTTTGCGATTCAATCACGTGTAACGACAGAGGATCCATTAAACGGATTTATGCCTGATTCAGGGCGTATTATGGCATATCGTTCCGGCGGAGGATTTGGTGTCCGTCTTGATGCAGGTAACGGCTATCAGGGGGCAGAAATATCAGCGCACTATGATTCACTTTTAGTTAAAGTTTCTACGTGGGCGCTCACTTTTGAACAAGCTGCAGCTAAAATGGTCAGAAATTTACAAGAATTCCGTATTCGCGGAATCAAGACGAATATTCCTTTCCTTGAAAATGTAGTAAAGCACGAAAAGTTCCTAAGCGGGGAGTATGATACATCATTTATCGACCATACACCTGAGCTGTTCCTTTTCCCGAAACGTAAGGACAGAGGAACAAAAATGCTTGCGTATATCGGTAATGTAACGGTCAATGGATTCCCGGGTATTGATAAGAGCGAAAAGCCGGACTTCGGTAAACCGAGAATTCCAAAAGTAAACCTGCTTGAAGAACCGCCGGCAGGTACAAAACAGATCCTTGACGAAAGAGGCGCAGACGGACTGAAGGAATGGGTAAAAGAACAGGATGATGTCCTCGTTACTGATACAACATTCCGTGATGCACACCAATCACTGCTTGCAACACGTGTCAGAACTGTTGATCTTAAAAATATTGCAGATGCATCAGCTCGTATGCAAAATGATTTGTTCTCATTTGAAATGTGGGGAGGCGCTACATTTGACGTCGCCTACAGGTTCCTGAAAGAGGATCCTTGGATGAGACTCCTGACACTGAGAGAAAAAATTCCAAATGTGATGTTCCAGATGCTGCTTCGTGCATCGAATGCAGTCGGATATAAAAACTATCCGGACAATGTCATTCAGGAGTTTGTAAAGCGCTCTGCCTACGCAGGTATTGACGTATTCAGAATTTTCGACAGCTTGAACTGGGTTGAAGGAATGGAAACAGCGATTACAGCAGTACGCGACTCCGGAAAAGTAGCTGAAGCAGCGATCTGTTATACAGGTGACATTCTGGATCCGACTCGTACAAAGTATGATACTGACTATTATAAATCTCTTGCGAAAGAGCTTGAGAACCAGGGTGCCCATATCCTTGCAATTAAAGATATGGCAGGTCTGCTTAAGCCGGAAGCTGCTTACCGACTGATTTCTGAATTAAAGGATACTGTAGACCTTCCGATTCACCTTCATACACACGATACAAGCGGAAACGGTATTTTCCAATATGCGCGTGCAATTGAAGCAGGTGTTGATATTGTAGATACTGCCCTTGGATCAATGAGCGGACTGACTTCACAGCCTAGTGCAAGCTCCCTTGCTTACGCGATGAAAGGGAACACTAGACAGCTTAAGCTTGATGTTGATCATTCAGAAACGCTATCGCATTACTGGGAAGACGTTCGTAAATATTACGCACCGTTTGAGAGCGGCATGAACTCGCCACATTCTGAAATTTATAAGCACGAAATGCCAGGCGGTCAGTACTCAAACCTTCAGCAGCAGGCGAAAGCTGTTGGGCTTGGCGCACGCTGGGAAGAAGTAAAAGAGATGTATGCTCGAGTGAATCAGATGTTTGGTGATATTGTAAAAGTAACACCATCTTCTAAAGTAGTCGGTGATATGGCGCTGTTCATGGTTCAAAATGATCTTGATGAACAGTCAGTCATTGAAAAAGGCTATTCAATCGACTTCCCTGATTCAGTGATCGAATTATTCTCTGGCTATCTTGGACAACCGCACGGCGGCTTCCCTGAAGATCTGCAGAAAGTGATTCTGAAAGGTAAAGAGCCAATTACTGTCCGTCCCGGGGAGTTAATGGAGCCGGTTGACTTTGATAAGCTGAAAGAAGAATTGTTCCATGAACTTGGCAGACCGGTAACAAGCTTTGATGCACTTGCACATGCACTGTATCCAAAAGTATTTAAAGAGTTTACTGATACAGCTGCCCAGTTCGGAGATGTTTCAGTAGTCGATACACCAACATTCTTCTACGGTATGAAGCTGAATGAAGAAATCGAGGTTGAAATCGAAACTGGTAAAACGCTGATTCTGAAGCTTGTCTCTATCGGCGAAGCAAGAGCGGATGGCACACGTGTCCTATACTTTGATCTAAATGGACAGCAGCGTGAAATTGTCATTAAAGATGAAAGTATCAAATCAACTGTTGCAGTAAAGCAGAAGGTAAATCCATCAAATCCTGAAGAACTTGGTGCAACAATGCCTGGTACAGTTATTCAGGTAGTTGTATCAGTTGGAGATCAGGTTGAAAAAGGAGAACACCTGATCATTACTGAAGCGATGAAGATGGAAACAACTGTTCAGGCACCGTTTGACGGTACTGTTGAAGAAGTCTGCGTGGAAAGCGGGGAGTCATTATCTCCTGGAGACCTGATGATCAGACTGAAAAGAGATAACTAAGTAAAAAAAAGAAAGTTGAGCCAGCGGGCTCAACTTTCTTTTTTGCTGTTTATTTTGCTTCTTGAGATTATGAGAATGAAGTAACTCAGTAAACCGAACAGCAGCGAAATAATTAAAGCATGTGATAATGCAATCAGCAGGTTCAGCTTAGTCACAACCACCAGTGCGCCTGTAATGACCTGTCCTGTTACAAGAATCAATGCAATAATCCATCCATAATAGACGATTTTCTGGTGCTTATAGTTTTTAATTGCAATAATCGCGACATAGATAATCCAGATAAAAATAAAGGCAGCCGCCATACGGTGACCCATCTGAATCCATTGAATAGAATTTAGAGAAAGATTACCCGGTGCTGAATTGACACAAAACGGCCAGTCAGGACAGGCAAGACTTGCATCTGTATGTCTGACAAATGCGCCTGAGTAGACGACTGCAAAAATATAAATCATTAAACCGTAAGTATGAAACTTAATTCTGCGGTCGATCACGAGCTTATAGGCATCAAATTTCTTATCCACTTCAAATATAAGAAGTGTTAAAAGCAGTACAGCTGCAAATGATATAAGAGAGATGCCGAAGTGTGCCGCCAGAATGATATCAGAATGACCCCAGACAACGGCCCCTGCACCAAGCAATGCCTGGAGCATTAAAAAGAAGAATGCAAGGATCGCAAGGAAGTTCGTTTCTCTGATATGTCCCATTGCCCGCCATGACCAGATGGATAGAGCGAGTACTAAAAATCCTGCTCCTGCAGATACAACTCTGTGTGAGAGTTCAATAATGGTTTCTATTTCAAGCTGATCCGGGATAATCTGACCGTGACAGAGTGGAAAAGACTGTCCGCACCCTTGTCCTGAATCAGTTTTAGTTACCAGCGCGCCGCCTAAAAGTACAAGCAGCATGACTAGCGTGGTAACAACCCCTAAAAGTTTTAATCCCTTTGATTGCAAAAGTTTCACCTTCTCATTTATTTCTCTTTAAGTACTTTGTACGGATTGAAATACTCGTAATGTCTATTATGGTACAGATTAAACGTCAGGTGTACCTTTTTTGTGTAAAAATCTAATATTATTCACTCGGAAAGACAAATAATTTTCACATAGCAAAACTATATAAAAATAATTCATATCATAGGTGAACGTAAAAGTTGTGAAGGAATTGTTACATTTATTTAAATGCATTATTTCAGAAGTTGTCTGAATTTCATTTTAAATATAGAAATCATGTTCGCTATCCTTTATAGTAGATGTAGTATAATGTATTAGCAAGTTTGGAGAGGAGGGGAAAGTGTGTCAAATAGTCGAGTTGTGTCGGCTGTAAAAGAGGCAGATTTTTCTGGAACAACTGCTTGGAAGGATTTCCTCGCTCTGATTAAAATCGGTATTGTAAACTCGAATTTAATAACAGCGTTTACCGGATTATGGCTTGCGCTCTATTTTACCGATACTTATTTTCTGGGCTCTATTGATGTCATGCTTCTCACATTAGTCGGATCATCGCTTGTTGTTGCGGGCTCATGCAGCATTAATAATTACATAGACCGTGATATTGATCCTTTGATGGAAAGAACAAAAAACCGTCCGACTGTAACAGGACGTGTCGCACCTTCAAGAGCGCTTGGTCTTGGAATCGGTTTCGTCATTTTTGGTGAAATTATGCTATTCATGACAACGCCAATGGCCGGATTAATCGGATTGTTTGGTGTGTTCAGTTATGTCGTCCTCTATTCAATGTGGACGAAGAGAAAGTATGCAAGTAACACAATTGTCGGGAGCATTTCAGGAGCAGTTCCTCCATTAATTGGATGGGCAGCGATTGACCCTGGTCTGGGCGCAATGCCATTCGCTCTATTTCTGATTATGTTTGTCTGGCAGCCACCTCACTTTTATGCAATTGCAATGAGAAGGGTGGAAGAATACCGCGCTGCAGGAGTGCCAATGCTACCTGTGGTAAAAGGGTTTGCGAGAACGAAGCTGTCAATGCTTCTATGGGTTATTGCCTTGTTCCCGCTGCCATTTTTAATGCCTTCACTTGGTACCGCTTTTA
This region of Jeotgalibacillus malaysiensis genomic DNA includes:
- a CDS encoding heme A synthase, coding for MQSKGLKLLGVVTTLVMLLVLLGGALVTKTDSGQGCGQSFPLCHGQIIPDQLEIETIIELSHRVVSAGAGFLVLALSIWSWRAMGHIRETNFLAILAFFFLMLQALLGAGAVVWGHSDIILAAHFGISLISFAAVLLLTLLIFEVDKKFDAYKLVIDRRIKFHTYGLMIYIFAVVYSGAFVRHTDASLACPDWPFCVNSAPGNLSLNSIQWIQMGHRMAAAFIFIWIIYVAIIAIKNYKHQKIVYYGWIIALILVTGQVITGALVVVTKLNLLIALSHALIISLLFGLLSYFILIISRSKINSKKES
- a CDS encoding heme O synthase, protoheme IX farnesyltransferase; the protein is MSNSRVVSAVKEADFSGTTAWKDFLALIKIGIVNSNLITAFTGLWLALYFTDTYFLGSIDVMLLTLVGSSLVVAGSCSINNYIDRDIDPLMERTKNRPTVTGRVAPSRALGLGIGFVIFGEIMLFMTTPMAGLIGLFGVFSYVVLYSMWTKRKYASNTIVGSISGAVPPLIGWAAIDPGLGAMPFALFLIMFVWQPPHFYAIAMRRVEEYRAAGVPMLPVVKGFARTKLSMLLWVIALFPLPFLMPSLGTAFIVLATVLNIGWLVLALKGYKAKDDHKWATMMFVYSLNYLTIMFTGMVILTFI
- a CDS encoding pyruvate carboxylase, which encodes MKKINKVLVANRGEIAIRVFRACTELNIRTVAVYSKEDSGSFHRFKADEAYIVGEGKKPIDAYLDIEGIIEIAKRANVDAIHPGYGFLSENIHFARRCEEEGITFVGPTSKHLDMFGDKVKARQQAINAGIPVIPGSDGPVESLEEVEKFGEDYGFPFIIKASLGGGGRGMRIVRSAGDVKESYNRAKSEAKAAFGNDEVYVEKFIENPKHIEVQILGDHEGEIIHLYERDCSIQRRHQKVVEVAPSVSLPKGLRDEICEAAVKLTDNVSYVNAGTVEFLVADNEFFFIEVNPRVQVEHTITEMITGVDIVQSQLKIAEGHALHSKEVGIPKQDEIQLNGFAIQSRVTTEDPLNGFMPDSGRIMAYRSGGGFGVRLDAGNGYQGAEISAHYDSLLVKVSTWALTFEQAAAKMVRNLQEFRIRGIKTNIPFLENVVKHEKFLSGEYDTSFIDHTPELFLFPKRKDRGTKMLAYIGNVTVNGFPGIDKSEKPDFGKPRIPKVNLLEEPPAGTKQILDERGADGLKEWVKEQDDVLVTDTTFRDAHQSLLATRVRTVDLKNIADASARMQNDLFSFEMWGGATFDVAYRFLKEDPWMRLLTLREKIPNVMFQMLLRASNAVGYKNYPDNVIQEFVKRSAYAGIDVFRIFDSLNWVEGMETAITAVRDSGKVAEAAICYTGDILDPTRTKYDTDYYKSLAKELENQGAHILAIKDMAGLLKPEAAYRLISELKDTVDLPIHLHTHDTSGNGIFQYARAIEAGVDIVDTALGSMSGLTSQPSASSLAYAMKGNTRQLKLDVDHSETLSHYWEDVRKYYAPFESGMNSPHSEIYKHEMPGGQYSNLQQQAKAVGLGARWEEVKEMYARVNQMFGDIVKVTPSSKVVGDMALFMVQNDLDEQSVIEKGYSIDFPDSVIELFSGYLGQPHGGFPEDLQKVILKGKEPITVRPGELMEPVDFDKLKEELFHELGRPVTSFDALAHALYPKVFKEFTDTAAQFGDVSVVDTPTFFYGMKLNEEIEVEIETGKTLILKLVSIGEARADGTRVLYFDLNGQQREIVIKDESIKSTVAVKQKVNPSNPEELGATMPGTVIQVVVSVGDQVEKGEHLIITEAMKMETTVQAPFDGTVEEVCVESGESLSPGDLMIRLKRDN